Proteins found in one Micromonospora sp. WMMD1082 genomic segment:
- a CDS encoding DUF6879 family protein — protein MTSISEAEFERLLVSFERDAIHLETRDAYGTAVELPYMAKWAASEPDDLAWLDGWCESLREHVKAGRSVRRARIVSEPLSDYQRWSYSIAAPMVDAGEDIRWVPRRLVSSLALPGNDYYLFDDRLAVFLIYAGNGLAVDRVVSTDPADLRLCRSAFEAVWQLAIPHHDYQPV, from the coding sequence GTGACCTCGATCAGTGAGGCTGAGTTCGAGCGGCTGTTGGTGAGCTTCGAGCGCGATGCCATCCACCTGGAGACGCGCGACGCCTACGGCACGGCGGTCGAGTTGCCGTACATGGCCAAGTGGGCCGCCAGTGAGCCGGACGACCTGGCGTGGCTGGACGGCTGGTGTGAGAGCCTGCGCGAGCACGTCAAGGCGGGTCGGTCGGTGCGCCGGGCGCGTATCGTCTCTGAGCCATTGAGCGACTACCAGCGTTGGTCGTACAGCATCGCTGCGCCCATGGTGGACGCGGGCGAGGACATCCGCTGGGTGCCGCGTCGGCTGGTGTCGTCGCTGGCGTTGCCGGGCAACGACTACTACCTGTTCGACGATCGGTTGGCGGTCTTCCTGATCTACGCAGGCAACGGCCTGGCCGTGGATCGGGTGGTGTCCACCGACCCAGCTGACCTGCGGTTGTGCCGGTCTGCGTTCGAGGCCGTCTGGCAGTTGGCCATCCCGCACCATGACTACCAACCCGTCTAG